GCATATTATTGAACTTGCCTTAAAATCTGCCTTTGAGCTACTGCTTCATGTGAAAGATAATCTTCAAATTATGTGGACATGTCTGTTCCTATAAAAACAAACTCAAATATGCATGAAACATTGTGCACTGAAAGGAAACCATATGCTTGTGATtattgtaaaaaatcatttttgcaaaaTTCAGAATTAATAACTCACTTGAGaatacacactaatgagaaaccatatgcttgtgagtattgtaaaatgacattttctCAGGGTTccagtttaaaaacacatttaagggtacacactaatgaaaaaccgtattcttgtgtgcactgtaaaaagacattttctcagggttctagtttgaaaatacatttgagggtgcacactaaagaaaaaccatattcttgtgagtattgtaaaatgacattttctCAGGGTTccagtttaaaaacacatttaagggtacacactaatgaaaaaccgtattcttgtggtCAGTGTAATAAGACATTCTCTCAGAGTTCACATTTAAAAgctcatttgaggatacacactaatgaaaaaccatattcttgtgagtattgtaaaatgacattttctCAGGGTTccagtttaaaaacacatttaagggtacacactaatgaaaaaccgtattcttgtgtgcactgtaaaaagacattttctcagggTTCTAGTTTGAAAATGCATTTGAGGGtgcacactaaagaaaaaccatattcttgtaagcattgcaaaaagacattttctgttagttcaagtttaaaaacacatttgaggacacacactaacgaaaaaccatattcttgtgactgttgtaaaaaggcattttctcagtttgtttatttgaaatcacatttgaggacacacactaacgaaaaaccatattcttgtgaccattgcaaaaagacattttctcagggttctagtttgaaaatacatttgagggtgcacactaaagaaaaaccatattcttgtaagTATTGTGAAACAAAGTTTTCTAATAATTCTAGCTTGAATCTACATTTGagaatacacactaatgaaaaaccatattcttgtgcgcattgtaaaaagacattttctcagagttccagtttgaaatcacatttgaggacacacactaacgaaaaaccatattcttgtgagtattgtaaaacaACATTTGCTCatagttcaagtttaaaaaatcatttgaggatacacactaatgaaaaaccttattcttgtgagtattgtaaaaaggcattttctcagatcggaaatttgaaaacacatttgaggagacacactaatgaaaaaccatattcttgcgagcATTGTAAAAAGCCATTTACTGATAGTTATgctttgaaaacacatttgaggactcACACAAAGGAACAACCCTATTCTTGTGAGCATTGTAGTAAGAAATTTTCTGTTAATTcaagtttaaaaatacatttgaggacacacaataatgaaaaaccatattcttgtgattattgtaaaaagaaattttctcagattggtcatttgaaaacacatttgagggtacacactagggaaaaaccatattcttgtgaccattgcaaaaaggcattttctgttaattcaagtttgaaattacatttgaggacacacactaacgaaaaaccatattcttgtgagtattgtcagaagacattttcttttagtgcaaatttaaaaacacatttaaggACGCACACAaacgagaaaccatattcttgtgagcattGTAAGAAGGCATTTTCTAAtacttcaaatttgaaatcacacttgaggatacacactaatgaaaaaccatattcctgtgagtattgtaaaaagacattttctcatagtttttctttcaaaaagcatttaaggatgcacactaatgaaaaaccatattcttgtaatcattgtaaaaaggcattttctgttagttcagttttgaaaacacatttgaggatacacactcatgaaaaaccgtattcctgtgaatgttgtaaaaagactttttcttCTAATTCAGGTTTGAAATCTCATATGAAgacacacactaatgaaaaaccatattcttgtgatcagtGTAATAAGACATTCTCTCAGAGTTCAAGTTTAAAATCACATTTGAGGAcgcacactaatgaaaaaccatactcctgtgagttttgtaaaaaggcattttcttttaattcaaattttaaaacacatttgagaacacacactaatgaaaaaccatattcttgtcagtattgtaaaaaggcattttctgatcATTCTactttgaaaagacatttgaggactcacacaaaggaaaaaccatattcctgtgagtattgtaaaaagactttTTCTCGGATGTCAGATATGAAaatacatttgaggatacacactaatgagaaaccatattcttgtgctCAGTGTAACAAGACATTCTCTCAGAGTTcacatttgaaaattcatttgaggactcacacaaaggaaaaaccatattcttgtgagtattgtaaaatgacatttgctcatagttcaagtttgaaaaaacatttgaggatacacgctgaagaaaaaccatattcttctCATTAGTGCTGGGCGATGTTGCAGATTTGAACATTGCGATACATTGGCAGTGAAATATCGCGATATTCCAATGCATTGCAATGTTTTGGTATATTTTCTCTTCCTTTAATTAGGTGTGTCCTTGGCAGGTGAGGGAAAGGTCATGGTTCATGCTGCTCTATTGAActtttttagaggtttttaaaattatttggtttcggttgggggggggggttaccctcctgaataaatataaattgaagacaTTGTCGCTGAAAATCATTCCTCTAGCaccagtaataatttatttcatatgtttttttgtagaagttgcccccccccccatcttcccTCCGTTATTATGAAATAATTGGTGTACGAGATGATTATGGACTGAACATCATATTTTTGGTTGTATGAATTAAGTTTGAatgtaactgcaaaaaaaaatgaaaatacaatttttttaaacaataaaatggtTGGGATTGTTAATTTACATTAGCCTGATGAAATCATGACTTCAATAAAGTGGTTAAAAATGATTAAAGTCTGttgattgttttgtttttttattttgcagttttagGGAATGTGATTCTGACTATTAAGTACATTGTACATACAGCATCATCTTCAATTAGAAAAGGTACAATTCTTGCTGTGTGATAACAGATTTCACTACTCCAGAACTTATCTTACAATATTACCCtgatagcgggacgaaaacgtgAATTTCAGAGCGACAAAGGACATCTGTGCCAGCGGATTTGTGtgaggccccccccccctttctcagGCTGCAGCTAGGCATCTGAGCGCACTTGTACATACAAGGGTAGGAGTTGTcctaaactgtaaaatttcaaattttgtcctaaatTTTCGAGctttgtcctaaaattcctaaacTTTTCATCAATTTATGCCATACTTGCACAAATAAAGAATACTTATCCAAATAaaacacaatgttaaaaaattaaatgtacttaaacatttagtatttgagacacttgttcaattaaacaagttattaagctaCATAAACTCACATCAGGTGTTCGACATGCCATgtggtgagaattcacatgttgtgaaccaaaaatatattaaaatgaaaattaatgtttaaaaattgttggCAAGTTTAAATGgatgtatttttgatgaaaattaaacgcattgttaaattaattgttccttaaagtttttactgtaaaaggcgtatgacagaaaagttattagcCTACTTTTCCTGTAagagtcagaaaaagaagaaaaagcatgaaagaaggcttaatgcatcttaaaaatgttgcgaaagacaaaaagaaattaaaataattaaataaatatcgaaaaattggaaagtagggtattgagatggggaaaaatgtctgtctgtccccccccccctaataacttttgaatgaatagtccgattcgaacaaacttttttttgtttgaaagatctcggcgaggacacctcattcccatatttcactttttgatttgaactattttttgttcaattttgaacagttcaaaaaaaaggtcaaaaaacttaacattagagttcaattttgaacagttcaaatcccttaacaatagtgcctacggggaaactgaaagtcaatgtagattccgtacttgaaggcggatttacttcaaacaaatttttttggaaatagctcttgatgccagactccaactccgagaatttaggggcacctgactccgaatccgactcctgtgcctgacaattaatcggactccgactccccaatTTCTACtgtgacttcgtagctttggaaaaaatttatacacggaggacaaatgactgactccgattcttggatattcgtccccgactcttttatctcaaaatgagattgactccgattccgactccgcagctatggttttaactgtgaaataattattgttgatatgacctgtttttattttcaagcttaagttttaatttaggtattcagttttcggcgaataaactcgaagtcatttatgtttctacataaagatatgagcagacgattttttttttttttttgacaatgaaaagtatttatttaagttgtcattttattgtttttagttattttggtaaaagtgcattaattcatttaaaaaattatttttggcaacaggggaaaatgaaa
This genomic stretch from Uloborus diversus isolate 005 unplaced genomic scaffold, Udiv.v.3.1 scaffold_366, whole genome shotgun sequence harbors:
- the LOC129233383 gene encoding zinc finger protein 26-like, translating into MTCDKRRSRMKAFSQFVYLKSHLRTHTNEKPYSCDHCKKTFSQGSSLKIHLRVHTKEKPYSCKYCETKFSNNSSLNLHLRIHTNEKPYSCAHCKKTFSQSSSLKSHLRTHTNEKPYSCEYCKTTFAHSSSLKNHLRIHTNEKPYSCEYCKKAFSQIGNLKTHLRRHTNEKPYSCEHCKKPFTDSYALKTHLRTHTKEQPYSCEHCSKKFSVNSSLKIHLRTHNNEKPYSCDYCKKKFSQIGHLKTHLRVHTREKPYSCDHCKKAFSVNSSLKLHLRTHTNEKPYSCEYCQKTFSFSANLKTHLRTHTNEKPYSCEHCKKAFSNTSNLKSHLRIHTNEKPYSCEYCKKTFSHSFSFKKHLRMHTNEKPYSCNHCKKAFSVSSVLKTHLRIHTHEKPYSCECCKKTFSSNSGLKSHMKTHTNEKPYSCDQCNKTFSQSSSLKSHLRTHTNEKPYSCEFCKKAFSFNSNFKTHLRTHTNEKPYSCQYCKKAFSDHSTLKRHLRTHTKEKPYSCEYCKKTFSRMSDMKIHLRIHTNEKPYSCAQCNKTFSQSSHLKIHLRTHTKEKPYSCEYCKMTFAHSSSLKKHLRIHAEEKPYSSH